The genomic stretch aaaaaatggtttttgtaCATGGGAAGAAACAATATAAATTCAAAACTTACAGATAAGGATTAGCTCTATCACTCatctctttaaaaagtttatatgaaTATCCAGTCAAAACCAACAGGGTATCTCCCTTGAAATGTTATCTATACGAATTTCCAAGTAGACCATAGGACTGTACTGTCTTGGAATGTCCTCAGAAGGCTCTGTCATTGATCAGGTAACAGAGTAAAAACCCCAGAGTCCTTTTCTTTcaaacagaagagggaaaaacagagggATGGAAGAAACTATTCAAACTTCGTCTTCTTTCCTTGTGGCTTGTggtctccccctcctcctctgcctcctcggAAGCCTCCTCGCCCTATAGGAAGGCAAGACATTATTAAAGAGTTAAGTGCAAAGCTGCCGggaaccctcccctccccagagtgACCAGTGAGAACCTGGAGACTGAGACAATGGACCCTGGGCTCTGGGCACATTGTTTAGTGCATGTGCCACAGTGCCCAGTACATACAAAACGAAGCCCCCCAGCCTCCTTACCTCCAAAGCCTCCCCGGCCTCTGCCACCAAATCCACCTCGGCCTCCTCTGCCACCACCTCGGCCTCCAAAGCCACCTCTGCCTCCACCGCGGCCTCCAAAGCCACCTTCACCCTTAGGCTTGGCCCAGTCCAAAGTAACTTTGTTTCCATCAATTTCACCATCTTCCATGGCCTCCTTCGCAGCTTTGGCATCTTCCTCACTGTTGAAGTCTACAAAACCAAACCTAAAAGGCCAAATGAAATTGCCCATTACAGAAGACATACTGAACAAGTGCCTGGATTAACCTCACATGCTAGACACCAATCCCATAGGAAACAGGTGCGATCAACGGAGAAAGACCCCAGTAATAGGAGCTACCCAGAAGGTTGAAACTGATTTTACTGTTTGAACCTCAGAAATGTCTCACAAAACAGCAAAATATACCTCTGAAAGGACAGAAGGTAAAATAATGCTAACTGTGAATTGTCTCTTCTTCTCGTGCGAATCCGTAAACTGCCACCAATCGACAGAAAGGAGCTCAATGAGAAGATCTGCCAGATGGGAGGTCTCCACTTAGCAGACGCTGAACATTCCCTGCTCAGCTTACCCTTTGGAGGACCCAGTCTCCCGGTCAGTGACTATCCTTGCCCGAACAGAGCCATCAAACGActcctttaatgtttcttctgtGGTATCCTCAGACAGACCTTTGACAAACAAAGTTTTGGACGGCTCTACGGAAGAAAAATTGTACATTTTACCTAAAGCCACCATTCACAATAACCAGATGCTGGCTTTCAATATGTCCAGTATGAGACTACTGGCCAAGAATGCTCATCTTAGCAGATGCAAGCCCTTCACTTAaaggctactttaaaaaaaaaagcaggtaaaaGCAACTTAGTAAACtcatgaattaaaacaaaagacataTATCAAGCACCATCTTAAACTTACACTGATTACCAGAGCAGCTGAGATCCTATCTCAGATCCTTTATGGAAAGCAGAAGCAATGCAAATCAGACAGAGAGCTCCCTAAGCAGAAAGCTTTTTGCAATGATCACACAGGGCAGTAACCAGGGGCAGATGTGCTGCTTGGAGAAGACAGCTGGATCAGAACTTGACTATCTAGAGGAATTTTCTTGAGATTTCATCAATTATTTTCTCAGATAATCAGTCATCATATCCAGTATCCTTCACTCAGCAACAAGAGATAAACAAAAAAGTTCATCTCTAAATCGAACCCAAAagaccccccaaaacaaaacaccccaatACAGCAACACACCGAGGATTGCTGACCCACAACACCATACCCTATTAAATATAACTCACGGCTTCTGGCATTGGGTGATCCTCTGGGTCCTTGCAACTCCAGTCTGATTGCTCTGCCCTCAATTTCCCTTTTATTACAGGAATTTAAAGCTTCTTTAGCATCTTCAAATGAAGCAAATTCTATAAATGCATACCTGAGAACAATCAATCAATACTTAGAGCAAGTCACCAAGCACATGGCTCCTATGCTGTCATCTACCACCACCACGCCTTTTACCTTAAGGAGACACTTAAATGATGCTCTTTATACAAATCTGTGGAGCTAAGATGATTCAGCTTCCAGTAGTATCCaggaaaaacaataattttaccCCCCTTTTTAGAGCTATGCAATACATTCTTAGAGCACATTAATGGGTAACCTAAAGATACTAGTTATTTTACCCTTTAGATTTGCCATTTTGGTTCTGGGGCACTTTAATAAAAGTTGCCTTCTCAAATACTTCCTGAAGGGTTTCTTCTGTTGCACTGTAAGAAAGGTTGCTTAAAACCAGTGTTTTTGATtcacctacaaaaaaaaaaaaaaaaaaacaaaaaacagataaacaaaaaaccaaaaacaacaaatgaagacTCTGAAGCAACGGTCACCAAGTTTAGTCACAGCTATAATACCTTCCTCAAGAACTCCCATACCTAGGAAGAGTTAGCATACCAACCGCGACGCAGGTGGACTTCCACCTATTACTCAGACTGAGCACTAGTCATGCACCGTTTCAGTCCTGTTACCTAGAGACCTAAAAGCTACTTGTCTACCATCTTCCTAGATTCTAATCTATCAATGCACACTAAAGTAAAAAAGCATACACTCGAAGGAAGCTAATCTATATTCTAATGCAAAATGACTTCGTACAACTCTCACTCAAGACAGTTATTACAAATAGAGGCATAGCTTGTTTGATGTTTTTCTACATCTGATTAGTTAACTTAAAGCACAAAGATTCCAACCCATCAATCCCAGAATCCTATAAATTCTTACCACTCCAAGTGCTATTCTTTCCACCTCTATAGTCTTGACTTTGACCCTTCTCTCCAGTGTAGTACAGGGAAATAGACCGCCCATCTATCTCTGTTCCCTGCTTTTCTTCCAAGGTTTTTTCTGCATCAGCTTCTGTCTTAAATTCAATGTAAGCAATCCTGCAACAATGGGGGGGGATATCACAAAGAACTCGTTttcaaaaactgtatttttttttttttaaaagatgactttatttgacagagacagcgagtgcgcaaacacaagcagagggagtgagagaggagaaggcttCCCAacagagggctcaatcccaggacctcaggactaCCACCCAAGCTGATAGCCGatacccaatgactgagccacccaggtgtccctaaaaaccattatttttaaggttttatttatttggcagagagagacacaatgagagagtgaacacaagcgggtggtggggggtggtggcgggagagggagaagcagccttccccatgtagcagggcttgatcacaggacctgatcatgacctgagccgaaggcagacgcttaacgactgaactacccaggcacccctaataatcatatttttttaacacaaatgTTTTAATCTCAGCAACAGAACCTTGTTTCAAATGAGTACAAGTAAAGCATTCTTTGTTTCAAACTAAAATGTTCTCGTTTTCTGCCATATTCTACTTTTCAATGAAAACTTTCCTCCCATACTACAAAAGGCTGCCAAGTATACCCAGAATATTTATTCACGGTAACCACACCTCACTGCGTAACTACTATTACTTATAAAACTAAGCATACTGCACAGTTCTTTATACATGAgcttgccttttaaaaatcacagtgcGGGTTGAGTATATTATCTCCACTGTACAGATAGGAAACAGAGGCAGTGATTAAAGGTTAATTTGCCCAGTATCACACACACCTCAGTGAGATCAAAATTACAAAACCAGGGAAatccaattattttaataaaactcaaCATTCCACAGACACAAAACATACCCTTTGCTCTTTCCATCCTTGCTGACTAATCTGATCTCCACAGCATCTTCAAATACTTCTTTTAATTCATCCTGAGTAACTTTGTAAGGCAGATTTTTAGCCAGAAGTGTTCTCGCATCTCGatctaaataaaaaagacagaactGGAAACGTATGGCCTAAAAGACATTCCCTTAACCCACAAGTATCAGCTAATGGAAAAGTTCTGTTCAACAAGTAACCCGAGATACAACACACAAGGCACTCTGCCAGTATGGAGATGCAGCAGTGGCAAAAACAAAATGCTGTCATAATTCAAGCAAACTGTACACTGAATACTTAGAACAAAGTTTAAACTAAAACAGGTGCTCGGTaacttttgaattaaaaaattatgaacattttaaaacaagacAAGTGAACAGAGAAAAGGTAAAGGATACAGAAAGAGTAGTTGGGGGACCTAATCTAGTTCCAGTGAGGAAAAGAACCCCATCTATATTATccaattcttttttaatccaaGTCTATTCTTGCTTACCTGAGATTTGAGAATTTATAACACCAGCAAGCAGTAGATGTCAACACTTGAACTCACTGAGTCCTCACATTATAAGGAAGAAAACTGAACTGTCTGGCCACTTACCTCCTGACCAGATACATACCCATTAAAAATTAGGAGAGAGCACTATCACAATGACCTGAAGCCTTACATACCTTTCTTACTGTCTTTTCCCTTTGGtttttctagtttaatttcattGCCAAAAACTTTCAAACCAGTGAGCTCCAAAGCTTTTTCCAGGTCTTCAGCAGATTCAAAATCCACATAGCCAAACTTCCTTTAAGGTGGTAAGATGAAAAAAGTATTAGTGGGGGAAAACCCCATTAAAAAATACGAACTACAGAACACATACTGGAGAGCAGGAACACTAATTTGAGATggcaaacaaacaagtaaaaaagcACCTACAGTGCCAAGTGTAAATATGGGGAAGAAATGGGAGTTCACCTTTGATGTCGTAGTAACCATACTGCTCATAACAACTGGTATTAACTGTCAAAAGAACCTGTTTTAAGCACTAAGAAAATTCTATCTAAAAGCAGTAACAATTATAGCTCTTCAAATCCACTAcccgttttttttttcttttttaaagatttgacaaAAGGCAAGTAGGCATGCACAAGCATGGGGtaaagaggcagaggaagcagctgactctccactgagcagggagcccaattcgggactggatcccaggaccctgggatcatgaccaaaggcagacgcataactgactaagccactcaggtgccccaactccaGTATTTTTAGATTATTCTAGAAACATAAGCATCAACTTATTTAGTGCATTAACAATTTAACTAAACTGTGTAATGTGCAAGTTAGTTAAATTAACAATTTAACTAAATTGTGCAATGCACAATTTAGTGCattaacaaaatttaaaggaGATTTTGAAAACTTTGATTTGGGATTTTGTATTTTGATAATCTAGTTACTTAATTCATTAGTGTCTAACATTTAAAAGACTTGCAAACCCAGAAACAACGTAAAGAACTCCCTCATACTTACCTAGACACACCAATTCTGACATCCACAACAGCAAGATCATTTTTAGCAAAAAGGTCACTGATGCCTGTCTTTAATTCAGGAGCAGATTTGCTGAAGTTCAGGTTTCCAACAAAAAGATTGAATGATGTAGTTGGTTCTGTAGCTATacaaaatataaactcaaaattagTCTATTCTATCTGCAAAGTATGGCAAGAACTTAAACTTCCACTATGCCATTTCTACACAGAGCACATCAGATATCATTAACATCACATCAGGTTTCAGTATTAAGTCCCTTTATTGTTCATCACTTGTGCTATTAGGCACCCTAACCCTCCCTTATCTCCCATTCCCTAGTTACcttctactttctgcttcttGGCTTCAGGAGCTGCTTTCTGTTTGGCCATTTCCTTCTTTCGTTTTCCAGGTGCTTCTTTAACAGGCTCTGGACAAGATTTCAAACAATCTGGTTACCAGTCAGTAGCCACACATAATGAAGTGCCTCCCTTTTTTTGGATAAAGTAACCTCTGTGCCCAACGTGTGGCTCCAACTCATGACTCCACGGTCATAAGCTGcaagctctaccaactgagccagccagatgcccctgaagttgtctccttcaaataaaaatttcagggCGTACTTCAGAATCTAACTTTTAataccttcctcttcctcctcctcctcctcctcatcttcctcctcctcctcctcctcatcttcctcatcctcctcctcatcatcttcatcctcatcatcatcttcttcatcttcatcctcagctgtGCTCTTGGCCTTCACAGGAACAGCTTTTGCAGGGGCTTTCTTCCCTTTGGCTGGTGTAGTCTCCATAGCTTCTTCTTCAGAGTCTGAAAGTGATGCAACTTAGTAAAAAACTcaagagaattctaccaaaacaTTATTAAGTTCTAAGAAAATctaaatgaggggtgcctgggtggctcagtgagttatatctctgcctttggcccaggtcatgatctcagggtcctgggatcgagccccacgtcaggctctctgctcagcggggagcctgcttccccttttctctctgccttctgctctgcctacttgtgatctctctcctgtcaaataaataaaatcttaaaaaaaaaaaaaagaaatctaaaggaAATGTAATTCTATTAATACCACTGTGCTTAGCAAATTATGGAAGGAAATTAACAGATTGGTTGGAAGCAAAATCTGCCATTATGAAAAATACTCACAAAATATgccattttaagcattttctcAGGGGCAGGTAATCATTTTGGGTAACTCAAGTCTAGTGTACCATAAACATCCCAGAAACCCCTGGAATGGCTTTCATCTAACTCCAGGTTGTCATGGAATACACAGCATTACTGCTAAAACCTCATCCCAATCTATCTTACAAAAGTAGCCCAGGAACTAATGAAAGAAATCCTTACCATCTTCCTCCTCATCTTCATCATCCTCCTCATcgtcttcatcttcttcttcctcatcatcatcctcatcatcgGAAGCAGGGGCAACAGCAGCTGCTTTCATCACCGCTGGCTCAAATTCATCCTCATCTTCAtcttcatcctcatcctcctcgtcctcctcttcACTGTCATCATCTTCTTCCTCATCACTGTCTTCCTTCTTAGCATTCTTACCATTCTTTGCTCCCTTGGCTGGGGTGGCTGCTCCTTTCTTACCAGGGGTTGCTACCAATGCCTTGCCTGGTGTGGCTCCCTTCTTGCCAGGTGTTGCTACTGCTTTGGCAGGTGCAACGGTCTTTTTGGCTGGTGTAGCCGCTGCCTTTTTGCCAGGGGTAACAACTGCTTTCTTGGCTGGTGTGGCAACTGTGACTTTTTTTGTTGGGGAAACCATCACCTTCTTTGCTGGAGTGGTGGCAGCCTTCTTGCCTTTTTTCTGAGGAATGATAAcctgaagaataaacaaaatcaaacataAGGCTGTTTCCAAACCCAGAAAGACGGCCTTGGTTTCGTGAATGAGTAGTAACTTCTGGAACTGGTTCTGGCTCCAGACCATATGCACTGGATGTTTGTTAGCACGTTAAACTACAGGGCCATAACATGGGTCCTTTCATGTGCCTGAAATCATTGCCTTCATCTTCAAGTGAAATACTCAACCATAACCTCTTGACCATTAAAATATCTCATGCATTATAACCCCATCTTTAAAGCCGCACAGCCTAACCTGGACTCTTGACAACAGACTGCCTGCATCCCACCTGCCACTGTATGACAGCCTTAGGCAAGGCTTTTCATTTTAAACCTtaacttttttcctcctctgtaaagggTAACAGCACCAACCTCACATATTGTTACAAATTATGAATTGAAAGATGTAATTTAAAGTCTTCCAAATAAAAAAAGCTCTACTTCTTAAATGCTACTAAATCATTTAGAGGTCCTACAGTGGGCAGTGGTATGAAGTTCACTGAAGGCTCACTCTTAAAACCAGAAAATGGGTATCAAATATACTGGACAGTTAGCCCTTACAAACCTAATACAAAGAGTGAGCATCTTAAGcttattaataaaaatcatttctctACATCTAACTGTACTACACCTAAGTTCTACTTTTTGCTCACTGACAGTTTTACTGGCTAATGTATTATCAGTAAAACCTTGATTAAACTCGACACGAGAAATCTGAGCACAAATATACTAGTTAGCTGTCTTCACAGCTGAGAAAATAGTAGCCAGGAATGGTAACAGGTTAACACAGGGAGGTAGCAACCCTCAACCCACACCAAGAGTTGCAGTAACCAGTTACCAGAAAACTCACAGACAATGGAATAgagagtaaatcccacttggagGCTGGGAAAATAATTACAACAACTCTTATTATTATTCTGGTAAAGCTAACCTCAAACCTGAATACAAGGCACAGCAATGCCACTCACTTAACAATTAACAGTTCAGGCTCTTTACTCATCTAGTATGTTAGGTTAACAGAGTCAAACTAAATGTCACAACTTGACACAACATTAACACCAAGCTCTCCACAGTGCTCATGAAAAGGGAGACTCCCAATCTTTTCTCTCAAATTCAAATACTTACCTCTATTAACAGGTCAATGAAGAGCTTGGGAAACAATCATCTCAGCAAGCCGTGGATGAATGaatataatcttatttttgtCACAATTTTCAGACATCCAATTCGCCCTCTTTTAACTCTCCATTTCATAGTGAAACACAAATCTGCATTAAGTCGTATATAATTACCTCTTCTCCACTGCTTTCATCATCTTCATCTTCTGACATGTCCTCATCTTCACTGTCTTCTTCTACCTCTTTTGGGGGAGGAGCCATTTTCTTGGGGTCACTTTGATTTTTACCAGCCTAAAAGAGACATTTAGCATATTACAGGTACATCTCAGATCATTCATATTTTTGCCATCATTCTTCAGCAGTCACCTCCCTTTCTTAAAACCCTATCTTTTCCACTGCCAAATATAAAAACTAACACGAAAACCCATTACTGAGGTCAATGTTAAAACAGAAATTGTCAACCCCCACCCCATTATTCCTGTCGGGTTTTACAAAAACCCAAGGATGAAAAAGCAGCTACAACGAATTATGTCCCTTTTCCTTT from Neovison vison isolate M4711 chromosome 3, ASM_NN_V1, whole genome shotgun sequence encodes the following:
- the NCL gene encoding nucleolin, translating into MVKLAKAGKNQSDPKKMAPPPKEVEEDSEDEDMSEDEDDESSGEEVIIPQKKGKKAATTPAKKVMVSPTKKVTVATPAKKAVVTPGKKAAATPAKKTVAPAKAVATPGKKGATPGKALVATPGKKGAATPAKGAKNGKNAKKEDSDEEEDDDSEEEDEEDEDEDEDEDEFEPAVMKAAAVAPASDDEDDDEEEEDEDDEEDDEDEEEDDSEEEAMETTPAKGKKAPAKAVPVKAKSTAEDEDEEDDDEDEDDEEEDEEDEEEEEEEDEEEEEEEEEEPVKEAPGKRKKEMAKQKAAPEAKKQKVEATEPTTSFNLFVGNLNFSKSAPELKTGISDLFAKNDLAVVDVRIGVSRKFGYVDFESAEDLEKALELTGLKVFGNEIKLEKPKGKDSKKDRDARTLLAKNLPYKVTQDELKEVFEDAVEIRLVSKDGKSKGIAYIEFKTEADAEKTLEEKQGTEIDGRSISLYYTGEKGQSQDYRGGKNSTWSGESKTLVLSNLSYSATEETLQEVFEKATFIKVPQNQNGKSKGYAFIEFASFEDAKEALNSCNKREIEGRAIRLELQGPRGSPNARSQPSKTLFVKGLSEDTTEETLKESFDGSVRARIVTDRETGSSKGFGFVDFNSEEDAKAAKEAMEDGEIDGNKVTLDWAKPKGEGGFGGRGGGRGGFGGRGGGRGGRGGFGGRGRGGFGGRGGFRGGRGGGGDHKPQGKKTKFE